Proteins from a genomic interval of Toxoplasma gondii ME49 chromosome Ia, whole genome shotgun sequence:
- a CDS encoding hypothetical protein (encoded by transcript TGME49_294790): protein MFGELCVELAFPFLRQAVSVMFSRASLGRPGVPRLPGRPVCLLLFASLCSCLVQKCTFLPVSAFRRSEGNLSRGLSAEQHIRNKSGRRQLSEIDGGNHFDVEPASFLGLLGESPEDADSSSTKAEDSDSEGGTSPAATEDQNGNESDSQQSESSGAVEKRTAAKEAPEAQPEKQEEPSKNEAQEAKGTAAAASRQDDTVIGEGKNPEELTDDDFKQMSTSQGLSILFSQGKGMMQEVQHTLDGVNAVVSITELMGKVREDIRKDVEALNHTVTEEYQNIEQLRQLQDAQTAVLRSQLNYLIPLNRQEAAALPEMPGEVLQSGSSSLSFYSLFGSVCAAVVSVLLSAAHVSS, encoded by the coding sequence ATGTTTGGTGAACTTTGCGTTGAGTTGGCGTTTCCATTTTTGCGTCAAGCGGTTTCTGTCATGTTTTCAAGGGCTTCGCTTGGACGGCCGGGTGTACCCCGCCTGCCAGGTCGCCCCGTATGCCTCTTGCTATTTGCAAGCCTGTGCAGTTGCCTGGTTCAGAAATGTACTTTTTTGCCAGTCTCAGCTTTTCGACGCTCCGAGGGTAACTTGTCCCGCGGACTTTCGGCTGAACAGCATATTCGCAACAAATCAGGTAGGCGACAACTGTCAGAAATCGATGGAGGAAATCATTTTGACGTCGAACCCGCCAGCTTCTTGGGCCTCCTCGGAGAAAGCcctgaagacgcagacagttCCTCCACAAAAGCAGAGGACTCTGATTCGGAAGGCGGAACTTCGCCAGCGGCAACTGAAGACCAGAACGGGAACGAAAGCGACTCTCAACAGTCAGAATCATCTGGAGCTGTAGAGAAACGGACGGCAGCAAAGGAGGCGCCAGAGGCGCAgccagagaaacaggaggaaCCAAGCAAGAATGAAGCTCAAGAAGCGAAGGGTACTGCGGCAGCTGCTTCCCGACAGGATGACACTGTGAttggagaaggaaagaaccCGGAAGAGCTAACTGACGATGATTTCAAACAAATGAGCACGAGTCAAGGTCTTTCTATCTTGTTCAGCCAAGGAAAGGGCATGATGCAAGAAGTTCAGCACACGCTGGACGGTGTCAATGCCGTCGTTAGTATTACTGAACTAATGGGGAAGGTGCGCGAGGATATTAGGAAAGATGTTGAAGCCCTGAATCACACTGTCACTGAAGAGTACCAAAACATCGAACAGCTCAGGCAACTGCAAGATGCTCAAACGGCTGTCCTTCGGTCGCAGCTGAACTACCTTATTCCATTGAATCGTCAAGAAGCCGCTGCCTTACCTGAGATGCCCGGGGAAGTGTTACAGTCTGGGTCGTCTTCACTCAGTTTCTACAGCCTTTTCGGGTCAGTGTGCGCTGCTGTGGTTTCCGTTCTCTTGTCGGCAGCTCATGTATCCTCGTGA
- a CDS encoding hypothetical protein (encoded by transcript TGME49_294805): MRTVCGSSCVSSRYLVFRQATVRRPEAALLLRTVEREPPDLVTVFCTPDTDTAVGRRAGASAATTTNHPRCMSVFEGFYLRSTTWFYSRRKTLSVGIATATFLHVDRSREAGRTTTVRDAA; the protein is encoded by the coding sequence ATGCGTACGGTATGTGGAAGTTCGTGCGTCAGTTCCCGCTATCTAGTTTTCAGGCAGGCCACAGTGCGTAGACCGGAGGCAGCCTTGCTCCTCAGAACCGTGGAAAGGGAGCCACCTGATTTGGTAACAGTTTTTTGTACACCAGATACCGATACAGCCGTGGGGAGGCGGGCTGGGGCCTCAGCGGCCACGACAACCAACCATCCGCGTTGCATGTCCGTTTTTGAGGGTTTCTACTTACGCAGTACGACCTGGTTCTACTCGCGACGAAAGACTCTGTCTGTAGGTATCGCAACCGCTACGTTTCTACACGTAGATAGGAGCCGTGAAGCGGGCAGAACGACAACG
- a CDS encoding hypothetical protein (encoded by transcript TGME49_294780), translating to MEGAKSSSATNSRQGVFPKSQPGDKSTSNSTAPSSSREQQRNKNEQANRVKGGGLASSGPAANGGGGTPRWGSGTSASKSCTRESSDAAADPGSRQSPRPSDKNTKVFEDKRGRTLSVNSNQPGMKGTDRLSAHSEEDLLKGLTLQAIWSENVELTSLMNAALKIARLSPTASDLDWNESYHTFLQLFSMSKARLARQKSILQARQRDLEDILADERSIRQSVEDCERAIVEAQKCLAKAKRHRRNREQYEALALEVSKKASVADLKVAQAEEMERKAKAEKKAKFVEEQVATRQRQTQVVLKAASDLLQASQNSSASAKAKS from the exons ATGGAGGGTGCCAAGTCATCGTCAGCTACAAACTCCCGGCAGGGAGTTTTCCCCAAGTCCCAGCCGGGAGACAAATCTACTTCAAATTCCACTGCACCTTCGTCATCCCGAGAGCAGCAGCGGAACAAAAACGAGCAAGCAAACCGAGTGAAGGGAGGAGGACTAGCGAGTTCAG GCCCCGCTGCCAACGGAGGAGGTGGAACCCCGCGGTGGGGGTCTGGCACTTCCGCGTCGAAATCCTGcacgagagaaagcagcgatGCTGCAGCTGACCCGGGCTCCAGACAGAGTCCGAGGCCCTCGGACAAAAATACCAAAGTATTCGAGGATAAACGAGGCAGAACCCTCTCTGTTAATTCAAATCAACCGGGAATGAAGGGAACAGATCGTCTGTCTGCTcacagcgaggaagacttACTCAAGGGTCTGACGCTCCAGGCCATCTGGAGTGAAAATGTGGAGCTCACGTCTTTGATGAATGCAGCGCTGAAGATTGCGAG acTGAGTCCCACTGCTAGTGACCTGGACTGGAATGAATCCTACCACACCTTTCTTCAACTGTTCTCGATGTCAAAGGCCCGCctcgcgagacagaaaagcatTCTGCAGGCTCGGCAGCGAGATCTTGAGGACATTCTCGCCGACGAGCGGTCTATTCGACAGTCCGTTGAAGAT TGTGAACGCGCAATTGTCGAGGCCCAGAAATGCctggcgaaggcgaagcgtcACCGGCGGAACCGGGAGCAGTACGAGGCACTCGCTCTTGAGGTTTCGAAAAAAGCATCGGTGGCAGATTTGAAAGTCGCCCAGGCAGAAGAAATGGAACGGAAAgcaaaggcagaaaagaaggcgaaattTGTGGAGGAACAAGTTGCCACGCGACAGCGTCAAACCCAGGTCGTCCTAAAAGCAGCTTCCGATTTGTTACAAGCTTCACAGAACTCGTCAGCGTCTGCAAAAGCCAAAAGCTGA
- a CDS encoding zinc finger (CCCH type) motif-containing protein (encoded by transcript TGME49_294785), with product MSLQSSPCKNPSRGPIKCGRYLQARLTKTRLCKYITERGSCEAGSACAYAHSEAELVPRPDLRKTKLCYAFLANRCKLGDACSYAHTSQELREVQRLVLPLDESEADTIEPNFCSPYVEYVTPPNSPSPYRAKKAQTTQRVDSTANVQGPIQNSVADSTDYTPPKTLFIPLPKHGDQTETRKEHTKQVEEVVGGESTPETPLLSDHPQVAAALQQNCLNDEKGLIWPHFAKLQSFFHAENQPAWTQSTPTPHVDRSFVTCNAAPAQARHLVPVQASPASPGAYLPLAPAGSLSTSPYFPQNPSQICPIMVPFWNQFINNTVHSSPGVLCTPAFQMQHPRSQYPQNGAFC from the exons ATGAGTCTACAATCATCTCCTTGCAAAAATCCTTCACGCGGTCCCATTAAGTGTGGCCGCTATCTGCAGGCCCGTTTAACGAAGACGCGCCTGTGCAAGTATATAACCGAGCGAGGAAGCTGCGAAGCGGGCAGTGCCTGTGCATATGCACATTCAGAGGCAGAATTGGTTCCCAGACCTGATCTTCGGAAAACTAAGCTGTGTTATGCATTTCTGGCTAACAGATGCAAACT GGGGGATGCCTGTTCGTATGCCCATACAAGCCAAGAACTTAGAGAGGTTCAACGCCTGGTTCTCCCCCTCGACGAGAGTGAAGCGGACACCATAGAGCCCAACTTTTGTTCTCCCTACGTTGAATACGTAACACCTCCAAATTCACCATCACCCTACCGTGCTAAAAAGGCCCAAACAACACAGAGAGTCGACTCCACGGCCAACGTGCAAGGACCCATTCAGAACAGTGTGGCCGATTCGACCGACTATACGCCTCCGAAGACGTTGTTCATTCCTTTGCCTAAACATGGGGATCAGACGGAAACTAGAAAAGAACACACAAAACAGGTAGAGGAAGTAGTTGGGGGCGAGTCAACGCCAGAGACGCCTTTGCTGAGTGACCACCCTCAAGTTGCGGCAGCACTTCAACAGAACTGCTTAAATGACGAGAAAGGTTTGATATGGCCGCATTTCGCAAAACTCCAGAGTTTCTTTCATGCCGAAAATCAACCCGCGTGGACACAATCAACTCCAACTCCACATGTCGACAGGAGTTTTGTTACTTGCAATGCAGCTCCAGCACAGGCTCGCCATCTGGTCCCTGTACAagcgtctcctgcgtctccaggGGCAtatcttcctctcgctcccgCAGGAAGCCTTTCAACATCGCCTTACTTCCCTCAAAACCCCTCCCAGATTTGTCCCATTATGGTACCCTTCTGGAATCAGTTCATCAATAACACAGTTCACTCCTCCCCAGGGGTCTTGTGCACACCGGCTTTTCAGATGCAGCACCCGAGAAGTCAGTATCCACAGAATGGAGCGTTCTGCTAG
- a CDS encoding elongation factor 1-alpha (EF-1-ALPHA), putative (encoded by transcript TGME49_294800) — protein MGKEKTHINLVVIGHVDSGKSTTTGHLIYKLGGIDKRTIEKFEKESSEMGKGSFKYAWVLDKLKAERERGITIDIALWQFETPKYHYTVIDAPGHRDFIKNMITGTSQADVALLVVPAEAGGFEGAFSKEGQTREHALLAFTLGVKQMIVGINKMDSCNYSEDRFNEIQKEVAMYLKKVGYNPEKVPFVAISGFVGDNMVEKSTNMSWYKGKTLVEALDTMEAPKRPSDKPLRLPLQDVYKIGGIGTVPVGRVETGILKAGMVLTFAPVGLTTECKSVEMHHEVMEQAVPGDNVGFNVKNVSVKELKRGYVASDSKNDPAKGCATFLAQVIVLNHPGEIKNGYSPVIDCHTAHIACKFAEIKTKMDKRSGKTLEEAPKCIKSGDAAMVNMEPSKPMVVEAFTDYPPLGRFAVRDMKQTVAVGVIKSVEKKEPGAGSKVTKSAVKAAKK, from the exons ATGGGTAAGGAAAAGACTCACATTAACCTTGTGGTTATTGGCCACGTCGATAGTGGCAAGTCCACCACCACAGGGCACTTGATCTACAAGCTCGGCGGTATCGACAAGCGTACGATCGAGAAGTTCGAGAAGGAATCTTCGGAAATGGGCAAGGGTTCCTTCAAGTATGCGTGGGTTTTGGATAAGCTGAAGGCCGAGCGTGAGCGTGGTATCACTATCGACATTGCCCTGTGGCAATTCGAAACCCCGAAGTACCACTACACTGTCATCGACGCCCCGGGACATCGTGATTTCATCAAGAACATGATTACCGGTACCTCCCAGGCCGATGTTGCGCTTCTCGTCGTCCCTGCTGAGGCTGGTGGTTTCGAGGGTGCTTTCTCCAAGGAAG GTCAAACTCGTGAGCACGCTTTGCTCGCTTTCACCCTCGGTGTCAAGCAGATGATTGTTGGCATCAACAAGATGGACTCCTGCAACTACTCCGAGGACCGTTTCAACGAAATCCAAAAGGAAGTTGCCATGTACCTGAAGAAGGTCGGCTACAACCCCGAGAAGGTCCCCTTCGTTGCCATCTCCGGTTTCGTTGGTGACAACATGGTGGAGAAGTCCACCAACATGAGCTGGTACAAGGGCAAGACCCTCGTCGAGGCTCTCGACACCATGGAGGCCCCCAAGCGTCCCAGCGACAAGCCCCTCCGTCTGCCCCTGCAGGACGTGTACAAGATTGGCGGTATCGGAACTGTCCCCGTCGGCAGAGTTGAGACCGGTATCCTGAAGGCCGGTATGGTCCTCACTTTCGCTCCCGTCGGTCTGACCACTGAGTGCAAATCCGTTGAAATGCACCACGAAGTCATGGAGCAGGCTGTGCCCGGTGACAATGTTGGTTTCAACGTGAAGAACGTTTCCGTCAAGGAGCTGAAGAGAGGCTACGTCGCGTCCGACTCGAAGAACGATCCCGCAAAGGGCTGCGCCACCTTCTTGGCTCAGGTCATCGTCCTGAACCACCCTGGTGAGATCAAGAACGGTTACTCCCCCGTTATCGATTGCCACACTGCCCACATTGCCTGCAAGTTCGCTGAGATCAAAACCAAGATGGACAAGCGTTCTGGAAAGACCCTCGAAGAGGCCCCGAAATGCATCAAGTCTGGTGATGCTGCCATGGTGAACATGGAGCCCTCCAAGCCCATGGTTGTCGAGGCGTTCACTGACTACCCCCCCCTTGGTCGTTTCGCCGTCCGTGACATGAAGCAGACAGTCGCCGTCGGTGTCATTAAGTCGGTTGAGAAAAAGGAGCCTGGTGCTGGCAGCAAGGTCACCAAGTCCGCTGTCAAGGCCGCCAAGAAATGA
- a CDS encoding hypothetical protein (encoded by transcript TGME49_294760), producing MENGGTQKLTSFSRESDVLTCHDLLRRTPASRQHRGIPSLVHAPTRQKTEAARKIPFSSKSRESANVGHSVPPGSLFSVIPSSSPSLGSCSSKALPSVRHLFPFKLPPFPRVRERSIASAPERLKGRTRVHCVHDASLETRWIGRREALAGRHTHYFSWKRTRETVPHFRFDG from the coding sequence atggaaaacggaggaacACAGAAACTGACCAGTTTttccagagagagcgacgtcCTCACTTGCCACGATCTCCTTCGTCGCACCCCGGCGAGTCGACAACATCGTGGAATCCCTTCTCTTGTTCACGCGCCAACGcgacaaaaaacagaagcCGCTCGAAAAAttcctttctcgtcgaaGTCCCGAGAATCGGCAAATGTCGGCCACTCTGTTCCGCCGGGGTCCCTCTTTTCCGTTATTCCATCTTCGTCACCCAGCCTGGGGAGCTGCTCGAGCAAGGCGCTGCCCTCTGTTCGGCACCTTTTCCCCTTCAAACTGCCGCCTTTCCCTCGAGTTCGAGAAAGGAGTATCGCCTCAGCCCCGGAGCGACTGAAAGGCAGGACAAGAGTGCACTGCGTCCACGACGCGTCTCTCGAGACCAGGTGGATCGGTCGAAGAGAGGCGCTTGCCGGCCGGCATACTCACTACTTTAGTTGGAAGCGAACGCGGGAAACGGTGCCTCATTTTCGCTTCGATGGCTGA
- a CDS encoding Armadillo/beta-catenin family repeat-containing protein (encoded by transcript TGME49_294770), whose amino-acid sequence MSATSAFSSGAASGSGPLSLTLTGRPGAAVGSPEFLGTGAPGSTAASLDAVAAPEEGEIIEVPRPDGVAASNPQKESDAPAAGSSAGAAGQGEAAASIESALDSLVHQLSSSSLTGGRDYHQRMAEQLKSEDIAARLEATQAYRRSLAHRQELEQQQKNASCACPGSGSASATPSSGSGPASSFSQFGGRPAAGLEAASGGLNSASAFASLSDAAVMDVTIQDMLDQDLVCEVVRSVGLPHPHLQLESILLVQRLCRGTFSQTRQIVSSTLVDSLVQILLGVTSGRVGAGAPELRLAVLGLFTKLAQDFKAHRDFALLRPAAGVVPAVVEAVKAAPDLEGARCIHALVCSNIQQLKVDVAPILSILIWLMKNSDDQAILCLAASACVTLCERPEGVDVVLNSPALPTILQLLHHEDQRVVFDALSVAAKIAFVGSTVQIDRAINIGVVQAMVEVLQNPAVSNPTTRARACNTLGNLGCETPKQVQPIIETRAFPLLVEIFQMDPDYNTRIEAAYAVCACLSRADSQQVGYIISCTARPPAFSGFSRSRSRAGLEGPVVSSTRGAAPAYLASPLAISSSRLGTSQLSLVYGTPRITEKPPPAILSFGGSNPCLGLIADMLELVCESDPTNSGSLKLCKAILRGLDNILEVGAQEARLLGLTENPYAKLFHEVQGDLKLSQMQFFPDYNIAAKTHSILERYFEDATTWNTRK is encoded by the exons ATGTCGGCAACCTCGGCCTTCTCGTCTGGCGCCGCCTCGGGATCcggtcctctctctctcacgtTGACAGGCCGGCCTGGGGCGGCTGTGGGGTCTCCAGAGTTCCTGGGGACCGGTGCGCCGGGATCCACGGCCGCCAGCCTCGACGCTGTGGCTGCGccagaagaaggggaaatcATTGAAGTTCCTCGACCGGACGGAGTCGCCGCTTCGAATCCGCAGAAGGAGTCTGATGCCCCTGCTGCAGGCTCCTCCGCGGGTGCCGCAGGTCAGGGTGAGGCGGCGGCTTCCATCGAGAGCGCCCTCGACAGTCTGGTCCACCAGCTgagttcttcgtcgctgaCAGGGGGTCGGGACTACCACCAGCGAATGGCCGAACAGCTCAAGTCGGAGGACATTGCGGCCCGCCTCGAAGCCACGCAAGCGTACCGGCGCTCTCTGGCTCATCGCCAGGAACTTGAGCagcaacagaaaaacgcgagtTGCGCATGTCCAGGTTCGGGGTCGGCGAGCGCGACGCCGAGCTCTGGCTCGGGACCGGCGTCGAGCTTTTCACAGTTCGGAGGACGCCCGGCGGCGGGACTCGAGGCCGCGAGTGGGGGCCTCAACTCAGCAAGCGCCTTCGCATCGCTCTCCGATGCCGCCGTCATGGACGTCACGATTCAAGACATGCTCGATCAGGACCTCGTCTGCGAGGTCGTCCGGTCCGTCGGGCTGCCGCACCCCCACCTGCAGCTCGAGAGCATCCTCCTCGTCCAGCGACTGTGTCGAGGTACCTTTTCGCAGACGCGGCAGATCGTCTCTTCGACGCTGGTCGACTCGCTGGTCCAGATTCTCCTGGGGGTCACGAGCGGCCGCGTCGGCGCGGGGGCCCCCGAGCTGCGACTCGCCGTTCTCGGCCTCTTCACGAAGCTCGCTCAAGACTTCAAGGCCCACAGAGACTTCGCGCTGCTCCGGCCGGCCGCCGGAGTCGTCCCTGCCGTCGTGGAGGCGGTCAAAGCTGCGCCGGACCTCGAGGGCGCGCGGTGCATCCATGCGCTTGTGTGCAGTAACATTCAGCAACTCAAGGTGGATGTGGCGCCGATTCTCTCGATCCTCATTTGGCTGATGAAGAACAGCGACGACCAGGCGATCCTCTGTCTGGCGGCCAGCGCATGCGTCACGCTTTGCGAGCGCCCCGAGGGCGTCGACGTAGTCCTCAACTCGCCTGCGCTGCCCACCattctgcagctgctccacCACGAAGACCAAAGAGTTGTCTTCGACGCGCTCTCCGTCGCCGCGAAGATCGCCTTCGTCGGAAGCACAGTCCAAATCGATCGGGCCATCAACATCGGCGTCGTCCAGGCCATGGTCGAGGTCCTGCAAAATCCTGCGGTCTCAAACCCCACGACCCGCGCTCGTGCATGCAACACCCTCGGAAATCTGGGATGTGAAACTCCCAAACAGGTCCAG CCCATCATTGAGACGCGAGCCTTCCCGCTGTTGGTGGAGATCTTTCAAATGGATCCGGACTACAACACACGCATCGAAGCGGCGTACGCAGTCTGTGCATGTCTCTCGCGAGCGGACTCTCAGCAAGTGGGGTACATCATTTCCTGCACCGCTCGTCCACCCGCGTTCTCCGGTTTCTCGCGAAGTCGCTCGAGGGCAGGGCTGGAGGGACCTGTCGTTTCTTCAACTCGCGGCGCGGCGCCGGCGTACCTCGCCTCGCCCCTAgcgatttcttcttcccgcctCGGCACTAGCCAGCTGAGTCTGGTGTACGGAACCCCACGGATCACTGAGAAGCCGCCGCCAGCGATTCTCTCCTTCGGAGGCAGCAATCCGTGTCTCGGCCTCATTGCAGACATGCTCGAGCTCGTCTGTGAGAGCGACCCGACCAACAGCGGGAGCCTCAAACTCTGCAAAGCCATTCTCCGCGGCCTGGACAACATCCTCGAGGTCGGCGCTCAGGAGGCCCGCCTCCTCGGATTGACTGAAAATCCGTACGCGAAACTCTTCCACGAAGTGCAA GGCGATCTCAAGCTGTCCCAGATGCAGTTTTTCCCGGACTACAACATCGCTGCGAAGACTCACAGCATTTTGGAGAGATACTTTGAAGATGCAACGACGTGGAACACGAGGAAATGa